From Neospora caninum Liverpool complete genome, chromosome VIII, a single genomic window includes:
- a CDS encoding putative peptidyl-prolyl cis-trans isomerase E → MLPLPGQTSLLANTGEERLKRTLYVGGLAEEVEEEVLRAAFLPFGDIKQLEIPKDKTTGLHRGFGFIEFEEEDDAKEAMENMDNAELYGRTLRVNLSRSGGFAPGSRNKAIWSDDFFFRQEMKKKGMDISEDMGDAPEASAPEKQ, encoded by the exons ATGCTGCCGCTTCCAGGACAGACGAGTCTGTTGGCTAACACTGGGGAAGAGCGATTGAAGCGAACGTTGTATGTCGGAGGCTTGGCAGAAGAGGTCGAGGAGGAGGTCCTTCGCGCGGCGTTTTTACCCTTCGGCGACATTAAACAGCTCGAAATTCCAAAGGACAAAACAACAG GCCTGCATCGGGGCTTCGGGTTCATCGAgttcgaggaagaagacgatgccAAGGAAGCGATGGAAAACATGGACAACGCTGAGCTGTACGGGCGTACCCTTCGGGTCAACTTATCTAGATCTGGAGGTTTCGCCCCTGGTTCTCGCAACAAAGCGA TCTGGAGCGACGACTTTTTCTTTCGccaggagatgaagaagaaaggcatgGACATCAGTGAAGACATG